A stretch of Pseudoprevotella muciniphila DNA encodes these proteins:
- a CDS encoding GLUG motif-containing protein, whose translation MTRLHNLMRTLILTVLAAALPSAAWAQFGGGSGRAESPYIISTTDHMDYLATQVNAGYTYRNKYFLLANDLDYAGKTYNVIGRYVKMETGGASYYFQGIFDGGGHTIRNVTIDAGAGSWADDNAYIALFGNVGPSAEIKNLTLGGTSTFKARKDVGGIVGSADGSETSWIYIGNCHVESGVTIEPSEPYNNENIGGIVGWGNCCIIENCTSAATVTAHDELSHFVGGIVGRIYGKARIENCVNSGSVSGNYAVGGIVGKIDNGKGTDLNIKNNVNVASVTGNLYAGGVVGMLDGNATLTGNAVGGACTIGALGVENSTQGTDTGIDVTHLYTVHFLSYIDGEIASQPTKTIGGTNYYAAGTPITLTGLYTSGTPVVDGYNKGTMWNFQAYIDVNNYVEVMPQEDGTWRFTMPAANVSIVSQGVKDIRYEDSPNYTRVKLTPASASYTGTSQKPTVGVTCRSRDLTEGTDFVTDIPAEGFKEVGKHPFRIWGIGAYGGLRTDTFVIERAPLTNLTLNETSVYHDGAAHKPALTVKAGNKTLAVGTEYQTDLPNQGFTDLGVYTIKVWGVGNYTDTLTATYTVCHPWEGMGTYNEPFLIKTTDDMNRLATLVNGGKTYEGVYFRQVNDLDFTGKTYTPVGNADNRPFQGTYNGDFRTMTGINVSGGNYVGVFGHVGSQGTVRHVSLTGTNSFSGDYVAGSIAGRNSGTIEWCNMQTGANVSVSAADFGGGIVGANYGTINVSDNRANVTAKCAGGIAGLNSNNGTINGMNYATITGYAYCGGIVGENESGTISGQHLGSVNCTNSYGHCGGIVGDNFAEGIVEYSLSNDLMTAVVVGTSKGAIAGRNDGTLTSNYYIGNCKFKGLGNENNDVSTDVTTQAMRGWPISTSDAIYFSPIPDASDNIVGTYYDDGTNNYYYVGAGETLRFVLYGGINYTANGTPLAVAGYDDNYGDDYYELTMTAAPVHIAPVGLTLTLYDKMVNLDNAGYIAAADGEQRDVTIDGRTLYKDGEWNTLCLPFAIDDLTGTPLEGATIMELDTDGTNGLDPATGTLHLTFKDTTAIAAGKPYIIKWTSGTDITDPVFKGVTVNAAQPAEVTAQSAGYGAVTFKGTYMFPWVSAYDKTQLFLTTGDKLVYPTEERRLMPFRAWFVVDGSIANNVRGFSLDFDNGNQSVTGINGAEPLKGDTKQSAIYDLQGRRVAQPQKGGIYIINGKKVVY comes from the coding sequence ATGACAAGACTACACAACCTTATGCGAACACTGATACTGACAGTGCTCGCGGCGGCTCTGCCCTCGGCGGCATGGGCGCAGTTCGGCGGCGGATCTGGAAGGGCGGAAAGCCCCTACATCATCTCCACCACCGACCACATGGACTACCTGGCAACGCAAGTGAATGCCGGCTATACTTATAGAAATAAATACTTCCTCCTTGCCAACGACCTTGACTACGCGGGCAAGACTTACAATGTGATAGGTCGTTATGTTAAAATGGAAACGGGTGGGGCTTCTTATTATTTCCAAGGCATCTTTGATGGAGGAGGACATACCATTCGCAACGTGACTATCGATGCCGGTGCGGGATCATGGGCTGATGACAATGCCTACATCGCCTTATTTGGCAACGTAGGCCCCAGCGCAGAAATCAAAAACCTAACACTTGGCGGCACGAGTACCTTCAAAGCGCGTAAGGACGTGGGAGGAATCGTGGGTTCTGCGGACGGAAGTGAGACTTCATGGATTTATATTGGTAATTGTCATGTGGAGAGCGGTGTCACAATTGAGCCGAGCGAGCCATATAACAATGAAAACATCGGCGGCATTGTGGGATGGGGCAATTGTTGCATAATTGAAAACTGCACAAGCGCAGCCACAGTGACAGCCCACGATGAACTTTCGCATTTTGTGGGAGGTATAGTCGGCAGAATATATGGGAAAGCAAGGATTGAAAATTGCGTCAATTCCGGATCTGTCTCGGGCAACTACGCTGTGGGAGGTATAGTGGGAAAAATCGATAATGGAAAAGGGACAGATTTAAATATAAAGAATAATGTCAACGTGGCCTCTGTGACGGGTAATCTATATGCAGGCGGCGTTGTAGGAATGCTTGATGGCAATGCGACTTTGACGGGAAATGCCGTGGGCGGCGCCTGTACCATCGGCGCGCTTGGCGTGGAAAATTCAACGCAAGGCACTGACACAGGCATCGACGTGACGCACCTCTACACGGTTCACTTCCTTAGTTATATTGACGGCGAGATAGCCTCACAGCCCACCAAGACCATCGGCGGCACAAACTACTATGCTGCAGGCACACCCATCACGCTCACCGGGCTCTACACCTCCGGCACACCTGTGGTTGACGGTTACAACAAGGGCACGATGTGGAACTTTCAGGCCTACATTGACGTCAACAACTACGTGGAAGTGATGCCGCAGGAAGACGGCACATGGAGGTTCACCATGCCGGCAGCCAACGTGTCCATCGTTTCTCAAGGCGTGAAGGACATCAGGTATGAAGACTCTCCCAACTACACGCGCGTCAAACTCACCCCCGCCTCCGCTTCCTACACAGGCACGAGTCAGAAACCCACGGTAGGCGTCACGTGCCGCTCAAGAGACCTGACCGAAGGCACGGACTTCGTCACCGACATCCCTGCGGAGGGCTTCAAGGAAGTGGGCAAGCACCCCTTCCGTATCTGGGGCATCGGCGCCTACGGCGGCCTGCGCACCGACACTTTCGTCATAGAACGTGCACCGCTCACCAATCTCACGCTGAACGAAACGTCAGTCTATCACGACGGTGCGGCACATAAGCCTGCACTCACCGTGAAGGCGGGCAATAAGACACTTGCCGTAGGCACGGAATACCAGACCGACCTGCCTAACCAGGGCTTCACGGACTTAGGCGTCTATACCATCAAGGTATGGGGCGTGGGCAACTACACCGACACGCTCACCGCCACCTACACCGTCTGCCATCCGTGGGAAGGCATGGGTACATACAACGAGCCCTTCCTCATCAAGACCACGGACGACATGAACCGCCTTGCCACACTCGTGAACGGCGGCAAGACCTACGAGGGCGTTTACTTCCGCCAGGTCAACGATCTCGACTTCACGGGCAAGACCTATACACCTGTAGGAAATGCCGACAACAGGCCTTTCCAGGGTACATACAACGGCGACTTCCGCACTATGACCGGCATCAACGTGAGCGGAGGCAACTATGTAGGTGTGTTCGGCCATGTAGGGAGTCAAGGCACCGTCCGCCACGTCTCACTCACAGGCACCAACAGTTTCAGCGGAGATTATGTGGCTGGCAGCATTGCGGGCAGGAATTCCGGCACCATTGAATGGTGCAATATGCAGACAGGTGCCAATGTCAGCGTAAGTGCAGCCGACTTCGGTGGCGGCATCGTGGGTGCTAATTACGGCACCATTAACGTTTCCGACAACCGTGCAAACGTAACAGCCAAATGCGCCGGCGGCATTGCAGGCCTCAATTCGAATAACGGGACGATAAACGGAATGAATTATGCCACCATTACAGGCTATGCTTATTGTGGCGGCATCGTGGGTGAGAACGAAAGTGGAACTATTTCCGGCCAACACTTAGGAAGTGTGAACTGCACGAACAGTTACGGTCATTGCGGTGGTATCGTAGGAGACAACTTTGCTGAGGGTATTGTGGAATACAGCCTCAGCAACGACCTGATGACGGCAGTGGTGGTAGGCACCAGCAAGGGCGCCATCGCCGGACGGAACGATGGCACCCTGACAAGCAACTACTACATCGGTAACTGTAAGTTCAAAGGCTTAGGCAACGAAAACAACGACGTTAGCACCGACGTGACAACCCAGGCCATGCGCGGCTGGCCCATCAGCACCAGCGATGCTATCTATTTCTCACCTATCCCTGACGCTTCGGACAACATCGTCGGTACATACTACGATGACGGCACGAACAACTACTACTATGTGGGTGCAGGCGAAACACTGCGCTTCGTGCTCTACGGCGGTATCAACTACACTGCCAACGGCACACCGCTCGCTGTGGCTGGTTATGACGATAACTACGGTGACGACTACTACGAACTGACCATGACTGCCGCGCCGGTGCACATCGCGCCAGTCGGTCTCACACTCACGCTTTATGACAAGATGGTCAATTTAGACAACGCAGGCTATATTGCCGCAGCAGACGGCGAGCAGCGCGACGTAACGATTGATGGCCGCACGCTCTACAAGGACGGCGAGTGGAACACGCTCTGCCTGCCATTCGCCATTGACGACCTCACGGGCACTCCGCTCGAAGGTGCGACAATCATGGAACTCGACACTGACGGCACAAACGGTCTCGACCCTGCAACAGGTACGCTGCACCTGACGTTCAAGGACACAACAGCCATAGCGGCAGGCAAGCCCTACATCATCAAGTGGACAAGCGGAACGGACATTACCGACCCTGTCTTCAAAGGCGTAACCGTCAACGCGGCACAACCCGCAGAAGTAACGGCACAAAGTGCCGGCTACGGGGCTGTAACCTTCAAGGGCACATACATGTTCCCATGGGTAAGCGCCTACGACAAGACACAACTCTTCCTCACGACCGGCGACAAACTCGTCTATCCGACCGAAGAACGCCGCCTGATGCCATTCCGTGCATGGTTCGTTGTGGACGGGAGCATAGCAAACAACGTGCGCGGCTTCAGCCTCGACTTTGATAACGGCAACCAGTCTGTAACAGGCATTAACGGTGCTGAACCCTTGAAGGGCGATACCAAGCAGTCTGCCATCTATGACCTCCAGGGTCGCCGTGTGGCACAGCCTCAGAAGGGTGGTATCTATATCATCAACGGAAAGAAAGTGGTCTATTAA
- a CDS encoding S9 family peptidase, with protein MKLIKIMVAALLLTTIPAMAQQKKQFTLDDLVPGGSNFWNLYPQYMYAAWWGDLLVKTEVDKASVISNQKGETIEPQTLFTAGEVNSALTDERVGNLMLATFPYPDKTQAMLPTSKGNVVYDWEKKEVVWRTSRLEGASDEEMEKTSRNTAFVRNWNLFVRTADGEELQVSTDGSRELQYGKSVHRDEFGISKGTFWSPKGNRLAFYRMDQSMVADYPQVNIDKTPAELDPDKYPMAGQTSHKVTVGVYDVATRETVYLQAGDPTDRYFSNIAWAPDEKTIYMVESPRSQDKMELVSYDATTGARLKVHYTETHPKYVEPLTPITFLPWDSNKFILQSQRDGYNHLYLFDVENGLERQLTSGNFVVLELTGFNESEKSVIIKSNEASTIGESYYSVNVKNGKRTLLDSGSGTHRAQLSANGKYLFDRWSSPKVVSKTDLVNTSKQKTVNLLTADDPWKDYDVPEITGGTLKAADGTTDLYYRLIKPTNFDPAKKYPVVIYVYGGPHAQMVEDARNYSAGGWEIYMAQLGYVVFVMDNRGSADRGLEFENVTFRHLGQNEMKDQMKGVEFLKSLPYVDGERIGVHGWSFGGFMTTSLMCNYPDVFKVGVAGGPVIDWKYYEVMYGERYMDTPDENPEGYAETSLLNKADQLKGRLQIIIGYNDPTCVPQHTLSFLKACVDAGTHPDFFAYPGHGHNVLGTDRVHLHERITRYFEDYLKPIR; from the coding sequence ATGAAACTGATAAAAATCATGGTAGCAGCACTGCTGCTCACGACCATTCCCGCTATGGCACAACAAAAGAAACAATTCACACTCGACGACCTCGTTCCCGGCGGCTCCAACTTTTGGAACCTATACCCTCAATACATGTATGCTGCATGGTGGGGCGACTTGCTGGTGAAGACAGAAGTGGACAAAGCAAGCGTCATCAGCAATCAGAAAGGAGAGACCATCGAACCGCAGACGCTCTTCACCGCCGGCGAAGTGAACTCTGCACTGACCGACGAACGAGTGGGCAACCTGATGCTCGCCACATTTCCCTATCCCGACAAGACGCAAGCCATGCTGCCGACGAGCAAGGGCAACGTGGTTTACGATTGGGAGAAGAAAGAAGTGGTGTGGCGTACCAGCCGTCTCGAAGGCGCTTCCGACGAGGAAATGGAAAAAACGTCCAGAAACACGGCTTTCGTGCGCAACTGGAACCTCTTCGTCCGCACGGCAGATGGCGAGGAACTGCAAGTGAGCACCGACGGCTCGCGTGAGTTGCAATACGGCAAGAGTGTTCACCGCGATGAGTTCGGCATCTCGAAAGGTACGTTCTGGAGCCCAAAAGGCAACCGGCTCGCCTTCTACCGCATGGACCAAAGCATGGTGGCAGACTATCCGCAGGTGAACATCGACAAGACACCGGCAGAACTCGACCCCGACAAGTACCCCATGGCTGGACAGACAAGCCATAAGGTAACCGTAGGTGTGTATGACGTAGCGACACGCGAAACGGTATATCTGCAGGCGGGCGACCCTACCGACCGCTATTTCTCAAACATTGCCTGGGCACCCGACGAAAAGACCATCTACATGGTGGAAAGTCCACGCTCACAGGACAAGATGGAACTCGTGTCGTACGATGCCACGACCGGCGCACGCCTCAAAGTGCACTACACCGAGACCCACCCAAAATATGTGGAACCGCTCACACCCATCACGTTCCTGCCATGGGACAGCAACAAGTTCATTCTCCAGAGCCAGCGCGACGGCTATAACCACCTCTACCTCTTCGACGTGGAGAATGGTCTTGAGCGCCAACTCACTTCGGGCAACTTCGTGGTGCTGGAACTCACAGGGTTCAACGAAAGCGAGAAGAGCGTCATCATCAAGAGCAACGAGGCAAGCACCATCGGCGAGAGTTACTACAGCGTGAACGTGAAGAACGGCAAACGCACACTGCTCGACAGCGGTAGCGGCACACATCGCGCACAACTCTCTGCCAACGGCAAATACCTCTTCGACAGATGGAGTTCACCGAAAGTTGTAAGCAAAACCGACCTCGTGAACACTTCCAAGCAGAAGACTGTGAACCTCCTCACCGCCGACGACCCCTGGAAGGACTACGATGTGCCTGAAATCACGGGAGGCACTCTCAAAGCCGCCGACGGCACTACTGATCTCTACTATCGCCTCATCAAACCCACCAACTTCGACCCCGCGAAGAAATACCCAGTCGTCATCTACGTTTATGGCGGACCGCATGCACAAATGGTGGAAGATGCCCGCAATTACTCGGCTGGCGGATGGGAAATCTATATGGCGCAACTGGGCTATGTGGTCTTCGTGATGGACAACCGCGGATCTGCCGACAGAGGACTGGAGTTCGAGAACGTTACCTTCCGCCACCTCGGACAGAACGAGATGAAAGACCAGATGAAAGGTGTGGAATTCCTCAAGAGCCTGCCCTACGTGGACGGCGAGCGCATCGGCGTACACGGCTGGTCGTTCGGAGGGTTCATGACCACGAGCCTCATGTGCAACTACCCCGACGTGTTCAAGGTGGGTGTTGCCGGCGGACCTGTCATCGACTGGAAATACTACGAGGTGATGTATGGCGAGCGCTATATGGACACACCGGATGAAAACCCCGAAGGCTATGCAGAGACCTCACTCCTGAACAAGGCAGACCAACTCAAAGGCCGCCTGCAAATCATCATCGGCTACAACGACCCCACCTGTGTGCCACAACACACACTGTCGTTCCTCAAGGCATGTGTAGATGCCGGTACACATCCCGACTTCTTCGCCTACCCGGGACACGGACACAACGTCTTAGGCACAGACAGGGTACACCTGCACGAACGTATCACGCGATACTTTGAGGACTACCTCAAACCCATTCGCTGA